A window of Streptomyces sp. N50 contains these coding sequences:
- a CDS encoding NAD(P)/FAD-dependent oxidoreductase — MNTVTRPRILVVGAGFAGVECVRRLERKLTPEEADVTLVTPFSYQLYLPLLPQVASGVLTPQSIAVSLRRSSKYRTRIIPGGAIGVDIKAKVCVIRTINDEIVNEPYDYIVLSPGSITRTFDIPGLTDHAFGMKTLAEAAYIRDHVITQLDLADASDDPAEKASRLQFVVVGGGYAGTETAACLQKLTHAAVKRYPRIDPGLIKWHLIDIAPKLMPELGDKLGKSAQEILTKRGIDISLGVSIAKAGPEEVTFTDGRVVPTRTLIWTAGVVASPLIATLGAETVRGRLAVTADMNLPGHDGVFALGDAGAVPDEAKGGDGAICPPTAQHAMRQGKVVAENVIATLRNQPLKKYVHKDLGLVVDLGGKDAVSKPLGIELRGFPAQVVARGYHWSALRTNVAKVRVATNWTLNALAGDDFVRTGFQARKPATLKDFEYTDSYLSAEQVRDRVEGSGTQEP; from the coding sequence ATGAACACCGTGACACGACCGAGGATCCTGGTGGTTGGCGCAGGCTTCGCAGGAGTGGAGTGCGTTCGCCGCCTGGAGAGGAAACTGACCCCGGAGGAAGCCGACGTCACGCTGGTGACGCCGTTCTCCTACCAGCTCTATCTGCCCCTGCTGCCCCAGGTCGCCTCCGGCGTCCTGACCCCGCAGTCGATCGCCGTCTCGCTGCGCCGCAGCAGCAAGTACCGCACCCGGATCATCCCGGGCGGCGCGATCGGTGTGGACATCAAGGCCAAGGTCTGTGTGATCCGCACGATCAACGACGAGATCGTGAACGAGCCCTACGACTACATCGTCCTCTCCCCCGGCAGCATCACCCGCACCTTCGACATCCCCGGGCTGACGGATCACGCCTTCGGGATGAAGACCCTGGCGGAGGCCGCGTACATCCGCGACCACGTCATCACGCAGCTGGACCTCGCGGACGCGAGCGACGACCCGGCGGAGAAGGCGTCGCGGCTGCAGTTCGTGGTGGTGGGCGGTGGGTACGCCGGTACCGAGACGGCCGCCTGTCTGCAGAAGCTGACGCACGCGGCGGTCAAGCGCTACCCGCGGATCGACCCGGGTCTGATCAAGTGGCACCTCATCGACATCGCGCCGAAGCTGATGCCCGAGCTGGGCGACAAGCTCGGCAAGAGCGCGCAGGAGATCCTGACCAAGCGCGGTATCGACATCTCCCTGGGCGTCTCGATCGCGAAGGCAGGGCCCGAGGAGGTCACCTTCACCGACGGCCGGGTGGTGCCGACCCGGACGCTGATCTGGACGGCCGGTGTGGTCGCCAGCCCGCTGATCGCCACGCTGGGCGCGGAGACGGTACGGGGGCGGCTCGCGGTCACCGCGGACATGAACCTGCCCGGACACGACGGGGTGTTCGCGCTCGGTGACGCGGGCGCGGTGCCGGACGAGGCCAAGGGCGGCGACGGCGCGATCTGCCCGCCGACCGCGCAGCACGCCATGCGGCAGGGCAAGGTGGTCGCCGAGAACGTGATCGCGACCCTGCGCAACCAGCCTCTGAAGAAGTACGTCCACAAGGATCTCGGGCTCGTCGTGGACCTCGGCGGCAAGGACGCGGTGTCCAAGCCGCTCGGCATCGAACTGCGCGGTTTCCCCGCCCAGGTCGTGGCCCGCGGCTACCACTGGTCGGCGCTGCGCACGAACGTCGCCAAGGTCCGCGTCGCGACCAACTGGACGCTGAACGCGCTGGCAGGCGACGACTTCGTGCGCACCGGCTTCCAGGCCCGCAAACCGGCCACGCTGAAGGACTTCGAGTACACCGACTCGTATCTGTCGGCGGAGCAGGTACGGGACCGCGTCGAAGGGTCCGGGACCCAGGAGCCGTAG
- a CDS encoding MFS transporter: MDTSESTDSGTEPESRKDREPATGPRRGWRRWAMDTRPLRIPAYRRLWSSTIVTAVGSQLTAVAVPKQIYDITGSSAWVGAASMAGLAPLIVFALWGGSLADSMDRRKLLLITNSGIAVTSVLFWVQAAIGLDSVATLMALLALQQAFWGLNAPARNASIARLVPAGQLPAANALGSTVMQTGQVLGPLLAGALIPVIGLPELYLIDALALCVTLWAVVRLPSLPPLESATPRRAGWREIVAGFRYISLHKVLLLSFLADIIAMVFGMPRALFPQLAAQTYSSYDEGLALGMLFAAIPIGAVVGGLFSGTFSRARRHGWMVIGAVVAWGAAITGFGLSRNLWIGVAFLAAAGVADMVSMVFRGAILLSAATDEMRGRMQGVFTVVVAGGPRLADVLHGTAGSALGTRPAVAGGGILVIVIMLGLAAAVPALRRYRI; the protein is encoded by the coding sequence GTGGACACGAGCGAGAGCACCGACAGCGGCACGGAACCCGAGTCGCGGAAGGACCGGGAACCGGCGACGGGCCCCCGGCGCGGCTGGCGCCGCTGGGCGATGGACACCCGCCCGCTGCGCATCCCCGCCTACCGCCGCCTGTGGTCCTCGACCATCGTCACGGCCGTCGGCAGCCAGCTCACCGCCGTCGCCGTACCCAAGCAGATCTACGACATCACCGGCTCCTCCGCCTGGGTCGGCGCCGCCAGCATGGCCGGCCTTGCGCCGCTCATCGTGTTCGCGCTGTGGGGCGGCTCGCTCGCCGACAGCATGGACCGCCGCAAACTGCTGCTGATCACCAACAGCGGCATAGCCGTGACCTCGGTGCTGTTCTGGGTGCAGGCGGCCATCGGGCTCGACTCGGTGGCCACGCTGATGGCGCTGCTCGCCCTGCAGCAGGCCTTCTGGGGCCTCAACGCGCCCGCCCGCAACGCCTCCATCGCCCGTCTGGTCCCGGCCGGGCAGCTGCCCGCGGCCAACGCCCTGGGCTCGACCGTCATGCAGACCGGTCAGGTCCTCGGACCGCTTCTCGCGGGCGCCCTCATCCCGGTCATCGGCCTGCCCGAGCTGTATCTCATCGACGCGCTGGCGCTGTGCGTCACGCTCTGGGCGGTCGTCCGGCTGCCCTCGCTGCCGCCCCTGGAGTCCGCGACCCCGCGCCGCGCGGGCTGGCGGGAGATCGTCGCGGGCTTCCGCTACATCTCGCTGCACAAGGTGCTGCTGCTGTCCTTCCTCGCCGACATCATCGCGATGGTCTTCGGCATGCCCCGCGCCCTGTTCCCGCAACTCGCCGCGCAGACCTACTCGTCCTACGACGAGGGCCTCGCGCTCGGCATGCTGTTCGCGGCGATCCCCATCGGGGCGGTGGTCGGCGGACTGTTCTCCGGCACGTTCTCGCGGGCGCGGCGGCACGGCTGGATGGTGATCGGCGCGGTCGTCGCCTGGGGCGCGGCCATCACCGGGTTCGGGCTGAGCCGCAACCTGTGGATCGGCGTGGCGTTCCTGGCCGCCGCCGGGGTCGCCGACATGGTCTCCATGGTGTTCCGCGGGGCGATCCTGCTCTCCGCCGCGACCGACGAGATGCGCGGCCGTATGCAGGGCGTCTTCACCGTCGTGGTGGCCGGCGGCCCGCGTCTCGCCGACGTGCTGCACGGCACGGCCGGTTCGGCCCTCGGCACGCGTCCGGCGGTCGCGGGCGGCGGCATCCTGGTCATCGTCATCATGCTCGGCCTGGCCGCCGCGGTCCCGGCGCTGCGCCGCTACCGCATCTGA
- a CDS encoding LysR family transcriptional regulator ArgP, which produces MVSELPLDQVRTLLAVVDEGTFDAAASALHVTPSAVSQRVKALEQRTGRVLLLRTKPVRTTESGEVVVRLARQLARLERDARAELGMSGAGEATRVSIAVNADSLATWFLGALTRVPREMRVCFELRREDEDHTAALLREGLVMAAVTSSPDAVPGCSVRALGRMRYLPVASPEFREAYLGGGSLRDALGEAPVVTFDRLDDFQDAFVRGLGRGRDGASAVRHLVPTSEGFVGAVVAGLGWGMVPEMQAGPLVRAGRLVNFAPSRSVDVPLYWQQWKLDSPALAAVAGAVVETAEGALRG; this is translated from the coding sequence ATGGTTTCGGAGCTTCCTCTCGACCAGGTGCGCACGCTGCTCGCGGTGGTGGACGAAGGCACGTTCGACGCGGCGGCCTCGGCGCTGCATGTGACTCCGTCGGCGGTCAGCCAGCGGGTGAAGGCGTTGGAGCAGCGCACGGGGCGGGTCCTGTTGCTGCGTACCAAGCCGGTGCGGACGACCGAGTCCGGCGAGGTGGTCGTGCGGCTCGCCCGTCAACTCGCCCGGCTGGAGCGGGACGCGCGTGCCGAGCTGGGGATGAGCGGGGCCGGGGAAGCGACCCGGGTGTCGATCGCGGTGAACGCCGACTCCCTCGCCACCTGGTTCCTGGGCGCGCTCACCCGTGTCCCGCGCGAGATGCGGGTCTGCTTCGAGCTGCGCCGCGAGGACGAGGACCATACGGCGGCTCTGCTGCGCGAGGGGCTGGTGATGGCGGCGGTGACTTCGTCGCCGGATGCCGTGCCGGGGTGTTCGGTGCGGGCGTTGGGGCGGATGCGGTATCTGCCGGTGGCGAGCCCGGAGTTCAGGGAGGCGTATCTGGGTGGCGGTTCGCTGCGGGATGCGCTGGGCGAGGCGCCGGTGGTGACCTTCGATCGGCTCGATGACTTCCAGGATGCCTTTGTGCGGGGGCTGGGGCGGGGGCGGGACGGGGCGAGTGCGGTGCGGCATCTCGTGCCGACGTCGGAGGGGTTTGTCGGGGCCGTTGTCGCGGGGTTGGGGTGGGGGATGGTGCCGGAGATGCAGGCGGGTCCGCTGGTGAGGGCGGGGAGGCTGGTGAATTTCGCGCCGTCGCGGTCGGTCGATGTGCCGCTGTACTGGCAGCAGTGGAAGTTGGATTCGCCTGCGTTGGCTGCGGTGGCGGGGGCGGTTGTGGAGACGGCGGAGGGGGCATTGCGGGGGTGA
- a CDS encoding TetR/AcrR family transcriptional regulator, translated as MPKPVVSEEKRRRRRPTKSGTVLSERLIVDTALRMLREHGSAGLTARRLGLALDADPSTLYRYFRGMDELTLAIGDALVGQALRGWEPTGEWRADLRAIGLRIHAAYVAHPQAAQLTASRVTGRPNELAADEAVLDVLRTAGFPLPDTVRIYHAFIDQTLAFAALDAASLALPSAALHADESMWRSTYARLPRTTHPRIAEAAPLLASRMVTSAYPTALEMLLDSAETQLKSARA; from the coding sequence ATGCCGAAACCGGTGGTGTCGGAGGAGAAGCGGCGACGGCGCCGTCCCACCAAGAGCGGCACGGTCCTGTCCGAGCGGCTGATCGTCGACACGGCCCTGCGCATGCTTCGCGAACACGGCAGCGCGGGCCTCACCGCCCGCCGCCTCGGCCTCGCCCTGGACGCCGACCCCAGCACGCTCTACCGCTACTTCCGCGGCATGGACGAGCTGACCCTGGCCATCGGCGACGCCCTCGTCGGACAGGCGCTGCGGGGCTGGGAACCGACGGGGGAGTGGCGGGCCGACCTGCGCGCGATCGGCCTGCGCATCCACGCCGCGTACGTCGCCCACCCGCAGGCCGCCCAACTGACGGCGAGCCGGGTCACCGGCCGCCCCAACGAACTGGCCGCCGACGAGGCCGTGTTGGACGTCCTGCGCACGGCCGGCTTCCCCCTGCCCGACACCGTACGCATCTACCACGCGTTCATCGACCAGACCCTGGCCTTCGCCGCGTTGGACGCCGCCTCCCTGGCCCTCCCGAGCGCGGCCCTCCACGCCGACGAGTCCATGTGGCGCTCGACGTACGCCCGCCTACCCCGCACCACCCACCCCCGCATCGCCGAGGCGGCCCCACTCCTGGCGTCCCGCATGGTCACCAGCGCGTACCCGACGGCGTTGGAGATGCTCCTGGACAGCGCGGAGACCCAGCTGAAGTCCGCGCGCGCCTGA
- a CDS encoding FUSC family protein, which yields MRAVGRAAWARVRYRVAASDPGLLRLTAGLRTVASIALTLTVLSLARASVPHLVAGAMAAMVSTFAIREKQRTQQAVTLALGLPVALASVSLSALLNSRVVAGDVFFVLLIFGAVYSRRFGDRGTALGLIGFQIYFLSLFVGATVSALPRLYGVLGVAFVCSALVRFALVPETPAGTLDRLRRAFRARFAQLVTAQLALLDAGPDDMEKALADVREGTARLHETALLIQGRLEDGTSDETVARLVQRRIADAEVAAERLGLLLLTARSAERGHTLTLHLPGAPVPVADLLPARDEATDTLRRDLEALRLLVLRPAGTDSGTGLAHVRNRLLGYREEENLPPASDAVQDVFRGIGEAGRAVLGLRIAVDGPQDESEDTPATTRSREELDAEDVAIAGSEEAEQEDAERTGLRRPTTRAAVQVAVGSSLAIIGGEFLSSQRWYWAVLTCWIVFINTSSTGEILVKGYRRLLGTVLGVIAGIGLAGLVGHHTWTAFALVLLFIFAMFYTAPLSYTLMSFFVTAMLGLLYTLLHTYSASVLLLRIEETALGAACGVVAAALVLPVHTDRRTNELLGTVLERLTDVTEAAVDQLSGGAAAELLDKARDLDQALADLSASTQPLTHPITPLRARRDTARYVVALLETCAYHARYLAATAELLPTHPSIAADPRLREAGRRIVHNIGVIGAHVSDGDAVGEIETGPSIASLLRPGTPGTPRYGRVTDRVLRHLQRLDEAVTGLARPLGVPIAAPVK from the coding sequence GTGAGGGCAGTGGGACGGGCGGCGTGGGCACGGGTTCGGTATCGCGTCGCGGCGTCCGATCCCGGACTGCTGCGGCTGACGGCCGGGCTGCGGACGGTGGCCTCGATCGCCCTCACACTGACCGTGCTCTCCCTGGCGCGGGCCTCGGTGCCGCATCTGGTCGCCGGAGCGATGGCGGCGATGGTCTCCACGTTCGCCATCCGCGAGAAACAGCGCACCCAGCAGGCGGTGACGCTCGCGCTCGGTCTGCCGGTGGCGCTGGCCTCGGTGTCGCTGAGCGCGCTGCTGAACTCGCGGGTGGTGGCCGGTGACGTCTTCTTCGTCCTGCTGATCTTCGGCGCCGTCTACAGCCGCCGCTTCGGCGACCGCGGCACGGCCCTCGGCCTGATCGGCTTCCAGATCTACTTCCTGTCCCTGTTCGTCGGCGCGACCGTCTCCGCGCTGCCGCGGCTGTACGGCGTGCTCGGCGTCGCCTTCGTGTGCAGCGCGCTGGTGCGGTTCGCGCTGGTGCCGGAGACGCCCGCGGGGACGCTGGACCGGCTGCGGCGGGCGTTCCGGGCGCGGTTCGCCCAGCTCGTCACCGCGCAGCTCGCGTTGCTCGACGCCGGTCCCGACGACATGGAGAAGGCCCTCGCCGACGTACGCGAGGGCACCGCGCGGTTGCACGAGACGGCGCTGCTGATCCAGGGCCGGCTGGAGGACGGGACCTCCGACGAGACGGTGGCACGGCTCGTGCAGCGCCGTATCGCGGACGCCGAGGTCGCCGCCGAGCGGCTCGGCCTGCTCCTGCTGACCGCGCGCAGCGCCGAGCGGGGCCACACCCTGACCCTGCATCTGCCGGGCGCACCGGTCCCCGTGGCCGACCTGCTGCCGGCGCGGGACGAGGCCACCGACACACTGCGCCGCGATCTGGAGGCGCTGCGCCTGCTCGTCCTGCGGCCCGCGGGCACGGACTCGGGCACCGGGCTGGCGCATGTGCGCAACCGGCTGCTGGGCTACCGCGAGGAGGAGAACCTGCCGCCCGCCTCGGACGCCGTCCAGGACGTGTTCCGGGGCATCGGTGAGGCAGGGCGTGCGGTGCTGGGGCTGCGGATCGCGGTGGACGGGCCGCAGGACGAGTCGGAGGACACGCCCGCGACGACCCGCTCGCGCGAGGAGCTGGACGCGGAGGACGTCGCCATCGCGGGCAGCGAGGAGGCCGAGCAGGAGGACGCGGAGCGCACCGGGCTGCGGCGGCCGACCACGCGGGCGGCCGTGCAGGTGGCGGTGGGGTCGTCGCTGGCGATCATCGGCGGCGAGTTCCTGTCCAGCCAGCGCTGGTACTGGGCGGTGCTGACCTGCTGGATCGTCTTCATCAACACCTCGTCCACGGGCGAGATCCTCGTCAAGGGCTACCGGCGGCTGCTGGGCACCGTCCTAGGTGTCATCGCCGGTATCGGTCTCGCGGGCCTGGTCGGGCATCACACGTGGACGGCGTTCGCGCTGGTGCTGCTGTTCATCTTCGCGATGTTCTACACGGCGCCGCTGTCGTACACCCTGATGTCCTTCTTCGTCACCGCGATGCTGGGCCTGCTCTACACGCTGCTGCACACCTACAGCGCGTCGGTGCTGCTGCTGCGGATCGAGGAGACGGCGCTCGGCGCGGCCTGCGGGGTGGTCGCGGCGGCGCTGGTGCTGCCGGTGCACACGGACCGCCGTACGAACGAACTGCTCGGCACCGTGCTGGAGCGGCTCACGGACGTCACCGAGGCCGCCGTCGACCAGCTCAGCGGCGGGGCCGCGGCCGAACTGCTCGACAAGGCGCGGGACTTGGACCAGGCGCTGGCGGATCTGAGCGCGTCCACGCAGCCGTTGACGCACCCGATCACGCCGTTGCGGGCGCGCCGGGACACGGCACGGTACGTCGTCGCGCTGCTGGAGACCTGTGCCTATCACGCGCGGTATCTGGCGGCCACGGCCGAGTTGCTGCCCACGCATCCGTCGATCGCGGCCGATCCCCGGCTGCGTGAGGCGGGGCGGCGGATCGTGCACAACATCGGGGTGATCGGCGCCCATGTCTCCGACGGGGACGCCGTCGGCGAGATCGAGACCGGGCCGAGCATCGCGTCCCTGCTGCGGCCCGGGACGCCGGGGACCCCGCGCTACGGCCGGGTCACCGACCGCGTGCTGCGGCATCTGCAGCGCCTCGACGAGGCCGTGACGGGCCTGGCCCGGCCGCTCGGCGTGCCGATCGCGGCGCCGGTGAAGTGA
- a CDS encoding HAMP domain-containing sensor histidine kinase, with translation MRPRIPLRKRLLVRLLVATVLIAVCSVGATAWLAVTTTTRAIREEQGQDLADDMRILAQLSGYAATHPEWKGVAPTVRALSKKMGRRIALTTTDRVLIADSAPHGTSLPPRAAASVDPLHTDTYTEPGAQLSGLDPRVVGPYRVTAKERVRLMGLAKNRQACFKQSGIDTTITMTPSGRPVLTDADGNDANGYVPNACADGKLNTPTVTEGKALKNLIVSAQPCFKEGGVTFKVPYFGVDVFDKSLGSRYITGAYTKLGDAADIRKAEACTDSARRAQLDPYVAPVAELFLGGGNTTAPRFAVSPANKAKVVGAAAAVLALTVLVTAVVATRLVRPLRALTEAAQQPPELHVRVPVRTRDETGILAEAFNDLTERRERMEAQRKAMVSDIAHELRSPLTNIRGWLEVTRDGFVEPDPALLGSLHEEAMVLQRVIDDLQDLAAADAGTLRLHREPVRVEDLVDQVVAAYRVSADTAGVALTGKTDNSLWLEADPVRMRQVLGNLVSNALRHTPADGTVTVTAWRDGDDIVLTVADTGTGIAPENLPHVFERFWRADQSRSRRTGGSGLGLSIVRDLVAAHDGAVEAASEPGAGSVFTLRLPNSSPPEGD, from the coding sequence GTGAGGCCCCGGATACCGCTGCGCAAGCGGCTGTTGGTCCGACTGCTCGTCGCCACTGTGCTGATCGCCGTCTGCTCGGTCGGGGCGACGGCCTGGCTCGCGGTGACGACCACCACCCGGGCCATCCGGGAGGAACAGGGCCAGGACCTCGCGGACGACATGCGCATCCTCGCGCAGCTCAGCGGTTACGCGGCGACCCACCCCGAGTGGAAGGGCGTCGCGCCCACCGTCCGCGCCCTGTCGAAGAAGATGGGCCGCCGCATCGCCCTCACGACCACCGACCGCGTCCTCATCGCCGACTCCGCACCGCACGGCACCTCCCTGCCGCCCCGTGCCGCCGCGAGCGTCGACCCCCTGCACACCGACACGTACACGGAACCCGGCGCACAGCTCAGCGGTCTCGACCCCCGGGTCGTCGGACCGTACCGGGTGACCGCGAAGGAGCGGGTCCGGCTGATGGGGCTGGCCAAGAACCGTCAGGCGTGCTTCAAGCAGAGCGGCATCGACACGACCATCACGATGACGCCGAGCGGCCGCCCCGTCCTCACCGACGCGGACGGCAACGACGCGAACGGCTATGTGCCCAACGCGTGCGCCGACGGGAAGCTCAACACCCCGACCGTCACCGAGGGCAAGGCGCTGAAGAACCTGATCGTGAGCGCCCAACCCTGTTTCAAGGAGGGCGGCGTGACCTTCAAGGTCCCGTACTTCGGCGTCGACGTCTTCGACAAGAGCCTCGGTTCCCGCTACATCACGGGCGCGTACACCAAGCTGGGGGACGCGGCCGACATCCGCAAGGCGGAGGCCTGCACCGACAGTGCCCGCCGCGCCCAACTCGACCCCTACGTAGCACCGGTGGCCGAACTCTTCCTGGGCGGCGGGAACACCACCGCTCCCCGCTTCGCCGTCTCCCCGGCGAACAAGGCCAAGGTCGTCGGCGCGGCCGCCGCCGTCCTCGCCCTCACCGTCCTCGTCACGGCCGTGGTCGCGACCCGGCTCGTACGGCCCCTGCGCGCGCTGACCGAGGCGGCCCAGCAGCCGCCGGAGCTGCACGTCCGGGTGCCGGTGCGGACCCGGGACGAGACCGGCATCCTGGCCGAGGCCTTCAACGACCTCACCGAACGCCGCGAACGCATGGAGGCCCAGCGCAAGGCCATGGTCAGCGACATCGCCCATGAACTCCGCAGCCCCCTCACCAACATCCGCGGCTGGCTGGAGGTCACCCGCGACGGCTTCGTCGAACCCGACCCGGCCCTGCTCGGCTCCCTGCACGAGGAGGCGATGGTCCTCCAGCGGGTCATCGACGACCTCCAGGACCTCGCCGCCGCAGACGCCGGCACCCTGCGCCTGCACCGCGAACCCGTGCGCGTCGAGGACCTCGTCGACCAGGTCGTCGCCGCCTACCGCGTCTCCGCCGACACGGCCGGGGTCGCCCTGACCGGCAAGACGGACAACTCCCTCTGGCTGGAGGCGGATCCGGTCCGCATGCGCCAGGTCCTCGGCAACCTCGTGTCCAACGCGCTGCGCCACACTCCGGCCGACGGCACCGTCACCGTGACCGCGTGGCGCGACGGCGACGACATCGTCCTGACCGTCGCCGACACCGGCACCGGCATCGCGCCCGAGAACCTCCCGCACGTCTTCGAACGCTTCTGGCGCGCCGACCAGTCCCGCAGCCGCCGCACCGGAGGCAGCGGCCTGGGCCTGTCCATCGTCCGCGACCTGGTCGCCGCCCACGACGGCGCGGTCGAGGCGGCGAGCGAACCCGGCGCCGGCTCCGTGTTCACGCTGCGCCTGCCCAACTCCAGCCCACCGGAGGGAGATTGA
- a CDS encoding cyclic nucleotide-binding domain-containing protein, translating into MTKAIKLLTALPQAQRERLMEVAQEVSFAEDSRIFEAGGTADRFWVVRSGAVSLDQRVTPQQRVTVATLGAGDLLGWSWLFPPYEWDFGAEAFSAVRAYEFDAAAVLALSVEDPLLGLSLVRIVAEILAHRLAMTRSKLMEHYAIHRPV; encoded by the coding sequence ATGACCAAAGCGATAAAACTGCTGACCGCCCTGCCCCAGGCCCAGCGCGAACGGCTGATGGAGGTCGCGCAGGAGGTCTCGTTCGCCGAGGACTCCAGGATCTTCGAGGCGGGCGGCACGGCCGACCGGTTCTGGGTCGTCCGCTCCGGCGCCGTCTCGCTCGACCAGCGGGTCACCCCGCAGCAGCGGGTCACCGTGGCCACGCTCGGCGCGGGCGACCTGCTCGGCTGGTCGTGGCTGTTCCCGCCGTACGAGTGGGACTTCGGCGCGGAGGCGTTCAGTGCCGTGCGGGCCTACGAGTTCGACGCGGCGGCCGTCCTCGCCCTGAGCGTGGAGGATCCGCTGCTCGGGCTCTCCCTGGTCCGGATCGTCGCGGAGATCCTCGCGCACCGGCTGGCGATGACCCGGAGCAAGCTGATGGAGCACTACGCGATCCACCGGCCGGTCTGA
- a CDS encoding saccharopine dehydrogenase family protein: protein MRVLLVGAGGVGTAVTRIAARRPFFDAMVVADYDLSRAEAAVAALGADGARFRAERLDASDEEAVVAALRAHECDVLLNATDPRFVLPLFRAARAAGANYLDMAMSLSRPHPERPYEECGVKLGDAQFADAEEWEKAGALALVGMGVEPGLSDVFARYAADELFDEIEEIGIRDGANLTVDGYDFAPSFSIWTTIEECLNPPVVYEADRGWFTTEPFSEPEVFDFPEGIGPVECVNVEHEEVLLVPRWVDARRVTFKYGLGNEFIETLKTLHLLGLDRTEAVTVPSTSGPAAVSPRDVVAACLPDPATLGDRMHGKTCAGTWVRGTKDGAPREVYLYHVVDNQWSMAEYGSQAVVWQTAINPVIALELLATGSWSGSGVLGPEAFPAGPFLDLLTEYGSPWGLREQ, encoded by the coding sequence ATGCGTGTACTGCTCGTGGGAGCCGGTGGTGTGGGGACCGCGGTCACCCGGATCGCGGCCCGGCGTCCATTCTTCGACGCGATGGTGGTCGCCGACTACGACCTGTCCCGGGCGGAGGCCGCGGTCGCCGCGCTCGGGGCCGACGGCGCCCGGTTCCGCGCCGAGCGGCTGGACGCGAGCGACGAGGAAGCGGTCGTAGCGGCGCTGCGTGCGCACGAGTGCGATGTGCTGCTGAACGCGACCGACCCTCGCTTCGTCCTGCCCCTGTTCCGTGCGGCGCGTGCCGCGGGGGCCAACTACCTTGATATGGCTATGTCGTTGTCCCGGCCTCATCCTGAGCGGCCGTACGAGGAGTGCGGGGTCAAGCTCGGGGACGCGCAGTTCGCGGACGCGGAGGAGTGGGAGAAGGCGGGTGCGCTGGCGCTCGTCGGGATGGGTGTGGAGCCTGGGCTGTCGGATGTGTTCGCTCGGTACGCTGCCGATGAACTCTTCGACGAGATCGAGGAGATCGGTATCCGCGACGGGGCGAACCTCACCGTCGACGGCTATGACTTCGCGCCCTCCTTCTCCATCTGGACGACGATCGAGGAGTGCCTGAACCCGCCGGTCGTCTACGAGGCCGACCGGGGCTGGTTCACCACCGAACCGTTCAGTGAGCCCGAGGTGTTCGACTTCCCCGAGGGCATCGGCCCGGTCGAGTGCGTGAACGTGGAGCACGAGGAGGTGCTGCTCGTCCCGCGCTGGGTCGACGCGCGCCGGGTCACCTTCAAGTACGGGCTCGGCAACGAGTTCATCGAGACCCTGAAGACCCTGCACCTGCTGGGACTTGACCGCACCGAGGCGGTCACCGTGCCCAGCACCTCGGGGCCGGCTGCCGTGTCGCCGCGTGATGTTGTGGCCGCCTGTCTGCCCGACCCCGCGACGCTGGGCGACCGGATGCACGGCAAGACCTGTGCGGGCACGTGGGTGCGCGGCACGAAGGACGGGGCGCCGCGCGAGGTGTACCTCTACCACGTGGTGGACAACCAGTGGTCGATGGCGGAGTACGGCTCCCAGGCCGTGGTCTGGCAGACCGCCATCAACCCGGTGATCGCCCTGGAGTTGCTGGCCACGGGCTCGTGGAGCGGTTCGGGTGTACTGGGCCCGGAGGCGTTCCCCGCCGGTCCGTTCCTGGATCTGCTGACCGAGTACGGGTCGCCGTGGGGGCTGCGGGAGCAGTGA
- a CDS encoding LysE/ArgO family amino acid transporter, giving the protein MTNALSAAAAGFGTGLSLIVAIGAQNAFVLRQGIRRDAVLAVVGICALSDALLIALGVGGVGAVVVAWPGALTAVGLIGGAFLLCYGVLAARRVFRPAALHAEGESTGSRRRAVLTCLAMTWLNPHVYLDTVFLLGSIAAARGPLRWTFGLGAVCASLCWFTALGFGARLLSRFLAKPSAWRVLDGLVAATMIGLGATLVAGA; this is encoded by the coding sequence GTGACCAACGCACTCTCAGCCGCCGCCGCGGGATTCGGCACCGGCCTCTCGCTCATCGTCGCCATCGGCGCGCAGAACGCCTTCGTCCTACGGCAGGGCATCCGCCGCGACGCCGTCCTCGCCGTGGTCGGCATCTGCGCCCTGTCCGACGCGCTCCTCATCGCGCTGGGCGTCGGCGGCGTCGGCGCGGTCGTGGTCGCCTGGCCCGGCGCGCTGACGGCGGTCGGGCTCATCGGCGGCGCCTTCCTGCTCTGCTACGGCGTCCTAGCCGCCCGCCGGGTCTTCCGCCCCGCCGCCCTGCACGCCGAGGGCGAGTCGACCGGCTCGCGCCGCCGGGCCGTCCTGACCTGTCTGGCGATGACCTGGCTCAACCCGCACGTGTACCTGGACACCGTGTTCCTGCTCGGCTCCATCGCGGCGGCCCGGGGCCCGCTGCGCTGGACCTTCGGACTCGGCGCGGTCTGCGCCAGCCTGTGCTGGTTCACCGCGCTCGGCTTCGGCGCCCGTCTGCTCAGCCGTTTCCTCGCCAAGCCCTCCGCCTGGCGGGTGCTCGACGGCCTGGTCGCCGCGACGATGATCGGTCTCGGCGCAACGCTCGTCGCCGGGGCGTGA